In Simplicispira sp. 125, one DNA window encodes the following:
- the gcvT gene encoding glycine cleavage system aminomethyltransferase GcvT: MSATAPLLTTPLNALHIELGARMVPFAGYSMPVQYPAGLMAEHLHTRQAAGLFDVSHMGQLHLVGRDAAAAFETLMPVDVIDLPVGKQRYGLLLNDEGGIIDDLMFFNKGNGEIFVIVNGACKVGDIAHLQERIGMRCQVVPMPDHALLALQGPQAATALARLAPGVEQLVFMTGGNFTIAGCTCFVTRSGYTGEDGFEISVPATQAETLARALLAQPEVKPIGLGARNSLRLEAGLCLYGNDMDTTTTPVEAGLNWAIQKVRRTGGARAGGFPGADKVLAQLDNPASLTRKRVGLVATERVPVREPAVLENMDGQEIGQVTSGLLSPSLNQPIAIAYVGPDYTATGTEIFAMVRGKPVPMKVSTTPFVPTRYYRG, translated from the coding sequence ATGTCTGCCACCGCCCCCCTGCTCACCACGCCGCTCAACGCACTGCACATCGAACTGGGCGCCCGCATGGTGCCGTTTGCCGGTTATTCCATGCCCGTGCAATACCCCGCAGGCCTGATGGCCGAGCATCTGCACACCCGCCAGGCCGCGGGCCTGTTCGATGTGTCGCACATGGGCCAGCTGCACCTGGTGGGGCGCGATGCCGCTGCCGCATTCGAGACCCTGATGCCGGTGGACGTGATCGACCTGCCCGTGGGCAAACAGCGCTACGGCCTGCTGCTCAATGACGAGGGCGGCATCATCGACGACCTGATGTTCTTCAACAAAGGCAATGGCGAGATCTTCGTCATCGTCAACGGCGCCTGCAAGGTGGGCGACATTGCCCACCTCCAGGAACGCATCGGCATGCGCTGCCAGGTGGTCCCCATGCCCGACCACGCCCTGCTCGCCCTGCAAGGCCCGCAGGCCGCCACGGCATTGGCCCGCCTGGCACCCGGCGTGGAGCAACTGGTGTTCATGACGGGGGGCAACTTCACCATTGCAGGCTGCACCTGCTTTGTCACCCGCAGCGGCTACACCGGCGAGGACGGCTTTGAAATCTCCGTGCCCGCCACGCAGGCTGAAACCCTGGCCCGCGCCCTGCTGGCGCAACCCGAGGTCAAGCCCATTGGCCTGGGCGCACGCAACTCGCTGCGCCTGGAGGCGGGGCTGTGCCTGTATGGCAACGACATGGACACCACCACCACCCCCGTGGAAGCAGGCTTGAACTGGGCCATACAAAAAGTGCGGCGCACCGGCGGCGCACGCGCCGGGGGCTTCCCGGGTGCCGACAAGGTGCTGGCGCAACTGGACAACCCCGCCAGCCTCACGCGCAAGCGCGTCGGCCTGGTCGCTACTGAGCGCGTGCCAGTGCGCGAGCCCGCCGTACTGGAAAACATGGACGGCCAGGAGATCGGCCAGGTGACCAGTGGGCTGCTGAGTCCTTCGCTCAATCAACCCATAGCCATCGCTTACGTCGGCCCGGACTACACCGCGACAGGAACCGAGATTTTTGCCATGGTGCGCGGCAAGCCCGTGCCCATGAAGGTCAGCACCACACCTTTCGTTCCCACACGCTATTACCGCGGCTGA
- a CDS encoding TRAP transporter large permease, translated as MSVVMISTMVLCFALTISVAVSIGLASILGIQASNAHMLISVKEMFGAINKFPLAAIPFFILAGNLMEAGGISRRLVEFAKSLVGGVQGGLPMTCVLTCMIFAAVSGSSVATTFAIGAILIPALIKHGYPTSYAAALQATSAELGVIIPPSIPLILYGVSAEVSIGELFIAGFGPGLLISGALMLFVWAYCKWKGWGKNDGEGRMPLGRATLQAGWALFMPVIILGGIYGGVFTPTEASAVAVFYALVVGVLIYREIGIKSLAAVLRRSVISSSVIMFIIANAGLFAFLITRAGVPDAIGHWLEAVLQSPALFLLGVNAALFFIGMFIETSAAIIVLAPILAPVAQHFGVDPVHFGLIMVVNLALGMVTPPFGVNLFAACTVARISLDRIVGSLLPFVLVILGCLLLITYFPSISLSLRDIVYAK; from the coding sequence ATGAGCGTTGTCATGATCTCCACCATGGTGCTGTGCTTTGCGCTCACCATCTCCGTTGCGGTGTCGATTGGACTGGCATCCATCCTCGGCATCCAGGCGTCCAACGCCCACATGCTCATCTCCGTCAAGGAGATGTTTGGCGCCATCAACAAGTTTCCGTTGGCGGCCATTCCGTTTTTCATCCTGGCCGGTAACCTGATGGAAGCAGGCGGCATCTCACGCCGACTGGTCGAGTTTGCCAAAAGCCTGGTCGGCGGTGTGCAAGGCGGCTTGCCCATGACCTGCGTGCTCACGTGCATGATTTTTGCCGCCGTTTCGGGCTCGTCGGTGGCCACCACCTTTGCCATTGGAGCCATCCTGATCCCGGCGCTCATCAAGCACGGCTACCCGACCAGCTATGCCGCCGCCCTGCAGGCCACCAGCGCCGAGCTGGGCGTGATCATCCCGCCGTCGATTCCGCTCATCCTGTACGGCGTGAGCGCCGAGGTGTCGATCGGCGAGCTGTTCATCGCCGGTTTTGGCCCAGGCCTCTTGATCAGCGGCGCGCTGATGCTGTTCGTCTGGGCGTATTGCAAGTGGAAGGGCTGGGGCAAGAACGATGGCGAAGGCCGCATGCCGCTGGGCCGCGCCACGCTGCAGGCGGGCTGGGCACTCTTCATGCCCGTCATCATCCTGGGCGGCATCTACGGCGGCGTTTTCACGCCCACCGAGGCCTCGGCCGTGGCGGTGTTCTATGCGCTGGTGGTGGGGGTGTTGATTTACCGGGAAATCGGCATCAAAAGCCTGGCGGCCGTGCTGCGGCGTTCGGTCATTTCGTCTTCGGTGATCATGTTCATCATCGCCAACGCGGGCCTGTTTGCCTTTCTCATCACCCGCGCGGGCGTCCCCGACGCCATTGGTCATTGGCTCGAAGCGGTGCTGCAGTCACCTGCGCTGTTTCTGCTGGGCGTGAACGCGGCGCTGTTCTTCATCGGCATGTTTATCGAGACCAGCGCAGCCATCATTGTGCTGGCGCCCATCCTGGCGCCCGTGGCCCAGCATTTTGGTGTGGACCCGGTGCATTTCGGCCTGATCATGGTGGTGAACCTGGCGCTGGGCATGGTTACGCCGCCCTTTGGCGTGAACCTGTTTGCTGCATGCACCGTGGCACGCATCTCGCTGGACCGCATCGTCGGGAGCCTGCTGCCGTTCGTGCTGGTGATCCTGGGCTGCCTGCTGCTCATCACGTACTTTCCGTCGATTTCGCTGAGTTTGCGCGATATCGTCTATGCAAAATAG
- the gcvH gene encoding glycine cleavage system protein GcvH has translation MTVKFSKDHEWINIADTNAAVVGITVHAQDALGDVVFVDLPAVGASFAQGDVAGVVESVKAAADIYIPVAGEVVEVNEALRADPSLANTDPLGAGWFFKVKLSDPSQLDTLMDETAYSSFAASA, from the coding sequence ATGACCGTCAAATTTTCCAAAGACCACGAGTGGATCAACATTGCCGACACCAACGCCGCCGTGGTGGGCATCACCGTGCACGCCCAGGATGCCCTGGGTGACGTTGTTTTCGTCGATCTGCCCGCCGTGGGCGCCAGCTTTGCCCAGGGTGACGTGGCCGGTGTGGTCGAGTCCGTCAAGGCCGCTGCCGACATCTACATTCCCGTCGCGGGCGAAGTGGTGGAAGTGAACGAGGCCCTGCGCGCCGACCCCTCGTTGGCCAACACCGACCCGCTGGGCGCTGGCTGGTTCTTCAAGGTCAAGCTGTCGGACCCGTCGCAGCTCGACACCCTGATGGACGAGACCGCCTATTCGAGCTTTGCCGCCAGCGCCTGA
- a CDS encoding FKBP-type peptidyl-prolyl cis-trans isomerase: MRVLFALLVSLAIAPAAMAQAKPTTTASGLVYESLKEGTGDSPKATDTVKVHYKGTFLDGKEFDSSYKRGEPTEFPLNRVIPCWTEGVQRMKPGGKAKLTCPPAIAYGERGAGGVIPPNTTLNFEVELVSVRR; the protein is encoded by the coding sequence ATGCGCGTTCTTTTCGCCCTGCTCGTCTCGCTGGCCATCGCCCCCGCCGCCATGGCACAAGCCAAGCCCACCACCACGGCCAGCGGCCTGGTTTATGAATCGCTCAAGGAAGGCACGGGCGATTCGCCCAAGGCCACGGACACCGTCAAGGTGCACTACAAAGGCACGTTCCTGGACGGCAAGGAGTTCGACAGTTCGTACAAGCGCGGCGAACCCACTGAGTTCCCGCTCAACCGCGTCATCCCCTGCTGGACCGAAGGCGTGCAGCGCATGAAACCCGGCGGCAAGGCCAAGCTGACCTGCCCACCCGCCATTGCCTACGGCGAGCGCGGTGCGGGCGGCGTGATTCCGCCCAACACCACGCTCAACTTCGAGGTCGAGCTGGTTTCCGTGCGCCGCTGA
- a CDS encoding PAS domain-containing sensor histidine kinase — translation MSLPDLSFLLHAQSPRDGPGDTPLPEPSAPDERIALQPQEALPGLIAELRAYQAELEAQNKVLQYSQAAAESASERFEALFSSVPLALMVLDEYDVVVQANAMAHRSFQPTEQDRPLTALMPFLHARDSSRVQDAFHTARHQGHSEVTEIVFLIGSEGHITGDLHIACIEVAQESDAPVHQFLCAVIDQSPLLAERQALQERNEQLHASEKRLEAVINSALDAIICVDQHQRITVFNPTAAALFQCSTSDALGSPLGRFLPDAVQALGFAQLATQALLGEMTARTAAGRELAVEVSVSFERHAEGETTTVFARDLTGRKKAEAHRTELEAQLRESHKMQAIGTMAGGIAHDFNNILGAILGNVELAKADCGSQSPVLESLIEIEKAGRRARDLVRQILTFSRNEPPRRTAVALAEAMHDTERLLRVTLPPTVELHMDLPRDMPPVLADPTQVEQALLNLCTNAIHALGTNRGIVQVAATPARPDQRLCERLGVAPGDYVAITVRDNGPGMDASTIERVFEPFFTTKPVGQGTGLGLSVVHGVMGNHAGAVDVQSTPGKGTLFTLYFPAAMPSAQTHAGTEPATPPVTTNITASAMPQRSRHVMYVDDDQALVFLVQRLLRRRGYEVSGFTDPREAAAALRAAPQKFDLLVTDYNMPGYSGVDLLREVREIRADLPVALASGHVTAEIEHSALAAGARALIHKPNDVQELCDTVDRLVNGDA, via the coding sequence ATGAGCCTTCCTGACCTGTCCTTTCTGCTGCACGCCCAGTCCCCGCGCGACGGTCCGGGTGATACCCCCTTGCCAGAGCCCAGCGCGCCCGATGAAAGGATCGCATTGCAGCCCCAGGAGGCCCTGCCCGGGCTGATCGCCGAGCTGCGTGCCTACCAGGCAGAGCTGGAAGCGCAAAACAAGGTTCTGCAGTACAGCCAGGCTGCCGCCGAGAGCGCATCCGAGCGCTTCGAAGCCTTGTTTTCCAGCGTACCGCTGGCGCTCATGGTGCTGGACGAATATGACGTGGTGGTCCAGGCCAATGCCATGGCACACCGTTCGTTCCAGCCCACCGAGCAAGATCGCCCGCTCACGGCACTCATGCCATTCCTGCATGCCCGCGATAGCAGCCGGGTCCAGGACGCCTTTCACACCGCACGCCACCAAGGCCACAGCGAGGTGACCGAGATCGTTTTTTTGATCGGTAGCGAAGGGCACATTACGGGCGACCTGCACATTGCCTGCATCGAAGTGGCCCAGGAAAGCGACGCACCAGTGCACCAGTTTTTGTGCGCCGTGATCGATCAAAGCCCACTGCTGGCCGAGCGCCAGGCCTTGCAAGAACGCAACGAGCAGCTGCACGCCAGCGAAAAGCGCCTGGAAGCCGTCATCAACTCTGCCCTGGACGCCATCATCTGCGTGGACCAGCACCAGCGCATCACCGTTTTCAACCCCACGGCAGCGGCGCTGTTCCAGTGCAGTACGAGCGACGCGCTGGGTAGCCCACTGGGCCGATTTCTGCCCGACGCGGTGCAGGCCCTGGGGTTTGCCCAACTGGCCACCCAGGCCCTGCTGGGCGAGATGACCGCACGCACGGCGGCCGGCCGCGAATTGGCGGTCGAGGTGAGCGTGTCCTTCGAGCGCCATGCCGAAGGAGAAACCACCACGGTCTTTGCGCGCGACCTTACCGGCCGCAAGAAGGCCGAGGCGCACCGCACCGAGCTGGAAGCCCAACTGCGCGAGTCGCACAAAATGCAAGCCATCGGCACCATGGCCGGAGGCATTGCGCACGACTTCAACAACATCCTGGGCGCCATCCTGGGCAACGTGGAACTGGCCAAGGCCGACTGCGGAAGCCAGTCTCCAGTGCTCGAGAGCCTGATCGAGATCGAAAAAGCCGGCCGCCGCGCGCGCGACCTGGTGCGGCAAATCCTGACCTTCAGCCGCAACGAACCGCCCCGGCGCACAGCCGTCGCGCTGGCTGAGGCCATGCATGACACCGAGCGCCTGCTGCGCGTCACCTTGCCCCCCACGGTCGAGTTGCACATGGATCTACCGAGGGACATGCCCCCGGTGCTGGCCGATCCGACCCAGGTAGAGCAGGCCTTGCTCAACCTGTGCACCAACGCCATCCACGCACTGGGCACGAACCGGGGCATCGTGCAGGTAGCCGCTACCCCTGCCCGTCCAGACCAACGCCTGTGTGAACGGCTCGGTGTGGCGCCCGGCGACTATGTGGCCATCACCGTGCGCGACAACGGCCCGGGGATGGATGCCTCCACGATTGAGCGGGTTTTTGAACCCTTCTTCACGACCAAACCTGTCGGCCAAGGGACGGGGCTGGGCCTGTCCGTCGTGCATGGGGTGATGGGCAACCATGCCGGAGCGGTCGATGTGCAAAGCACACCGGGCAAGGGCACCCTTTTCACCCTGTACTTTCCGGCGGCCATGCCCTCGGCGCAGACGCATGCCGGCACCGAACCGGCAACGCCGCCCGTCACCACAAACATCACCGCATCCGCCATGCCGCAGCGCAGCCGCCATGTGATGTACGTGGACGACGATCAGGCACTGGTTTTTCTGGTGCAGCGCCTGCTGCGGCGGCGCGGTTACGAAGTCAGCGGTTTCACGGACCCCCGCGAAGCCGCTGCAGCCTTGCGCGCCGCCCCGCAGAAGTTCGATCTGCTGGTCACCGACTACAACATGCCTGGCTATTCGGGTGTGGATCTGCTGCGCGAGGTGCGCGAGATCCGCGCGGACCTGCCGGTGGCACTGGCTTCGGGCCATGTCACCGCCGAGATCGAACACAGCGCGCTGGCCGCAGGCGCCCGCGCCCTGATCCACAAGCCCAACGACGTGCAGGAGCTCTGCGACACCGTAGACCGGCTGGTCAATGGCGACGCCTGA
- a CDS encoding Lrp/AsnC family transcriptional regulator translates to MDRLDRKILAVLQGNARASLQEIGQAVGLSPSPCWGRIKKMEEAGVIQGYTVRINPQSLDLADTVLVQVTLDSHSDNTLEKFGETLASIPEVIEAHLVSGDYDYLLRIVVKDTRDYERLLREKLYKIKGIRHSRSSFVLRTLKKADLPLFSD, encoded by the coding sequence ATGGATCGACTGGATAGAAAAATTCTCGCTGTGCTGCAGGGCAATGCACGCGCCAGCCTGCAAGAGATCGGCCAGGCCGTGGGCCTGAGCCCGTCGCCGTGCTGGGGGCGCATCAAGAAGATGGAGGAGGCCGGTGTCATCCAGGGCTACACGGTGCGGATCAATCCACAGTCGCTGGACCTGGCCGACACGGTGCTGGTGCAGGTCACGCTCGACAGCCATTCCGACAACACGCTGGAGAAGTTTGGCGAAACCCTGGCCAGTATTCCCGAGGTGATCGAGGCGCACCTGGTCTCGGGCGACTACGACTACCTGCTGCGCATCGTGGTCAAGGACACGCGTGACTACGAGCGCCTGCTGCGCGAGAAGCTCTACAAGATCAAGGGCATACGCCACAGCCGCTCCAGCTTCGTGCTGCGCACGCTCAAAAAAGCCGACCTGCCGCTGTTCTCTGATTGA
- a CDS encoding TRAP transporter substrate-binding protein, producing MQLTKLVVGLSLALGFVAAAAAQTTMRISISTAQNSHQGVAIDVFAKEVEKRTGGRYKVQTFYNGALGGERESIEAVQLGTQELAFSSTGPVPNFVPEAKILDVPFLFRDKAHARAVLDGPIGQEMLTKFDAKGFKALAWAENGFRHMTNSKRDVNTPEDLKGLKMRTMENPVHIAAYKGFGIITTPMAFPEVFTALQQGTVDGQENPLPVIISAKFDQVQKHLTLTGHVYSPCIFLMNKASFDKLSAADKQAFLDAAKEGTKANRARVDEDDSKGVADLRAKGMTVIDNIDKAKFVAALAPVNAEFEKQFGKANLDKIRNYK from the coding sequence ATGCAACTGACCAAACTCGTCGTCGGCCTGAGCCTTGCGCTCGGCTTTGTGGCCGCCGCTGCCGCGCAGACCACCATGCGCATCAGTATCTCGACCGCGCAGAACTCGCACCAGGGTGTCGCCATCGACGTCTTTGCCAAGGAAGTGGAAAAACGCACCGGCGGTCGCTACAAGGTACAGACCTTCTACAACGGCGCCCTGGGCGGCGAGCGCGAGTCGATCGAGGCGGTGCAGTTGGGCACGCAGGAGCTGGCTTTCAGCTCCACCGGCCCGGTGCCCAACTTCGTGCCGGAGGCCAAAATCCTCGACGTGCCCTTCCTGTTCCGCGACAAGGCGCACGCACGCGCCGTGCTTGACGGCCCCATCGGCCAGGAAATGCTGACCAAGTTCGACGCCAAGGGCTTCAAGGCGCTGGCCTGGGCGGAAAACGGTTTCCGCCACATGACCAACAGCAAGCGTGATGTGAACACGCCCGAAGACCTCAAGGGCCTGAAGATGCGCACCATGGAGAACCCGGTGCACATCGCCGCCTACAAGGGTTTTGGCATCATCACCACCCCCATGGCCTTCCCGGAAGTGTTCACCGCGCTGCAGCAGGGCACGGTCGATGGGCAAGAGAACCCACTGCCGGTCATCATCTCGGCCAAGTTCGACCAGGTACAAAAGCACCTCACGCTGACCGGGCACGTGTATTCGCCCTGCATCTTCCTGATGAACAAGGCGTCATTCGACAAGCTCTCGGCGGCCGACAAGCAGGCCTTCCTCGATGCAGCCAAGGAAGGCACGAAAGCGAACCGCGCGCGCGTGGACGAGGACGATTCCAAGGGCGTGGCCGATCTGCGCGCCAAGGGCATGACCGTGATCGACAACATCGACAAAGCCAAGTTTGTCGCTGCACTGGCGCCCGTGAACGCCGAGTTTGAAAAGCAGTTCGGCAAGGCCAACCTGGACAAAATCCGCAACTACAAGTGA
- a CDS encoding nuclear transport factor 2 family protein, whose product MKMISIIVLNVALAGCAINQGTPSNTQASRTESCKATSEQEIAELFDRWNQSLQTGDPHKVVANYAVRSILLPTVSNKPRLTPAEKEDYFHHFLENRPSGKIELRSIEIGCNSAVDAGLYTFTFAKTGAIVSGRYSYTYRWDGTQWLITSHHSSAMPEKM is encoded by the coding sequence ATGAAGATGATTAGCATTATTGTTTTAAACGTCGCGCTTGCCGGATGTGCTATTAACCAAGGTACACCAAGCAATACACAGGCATCGCGCACAGAGAGTTGCAAAGCCACCTCAGAGCAAGAGATTGCAGAACTGTTTGATCGTTGGAATCAGTCGCTGCAAACTGGCGATCCTCATAAGGTAGTCGCCAACTACGCAGTACGATCAATTCTCCTTCCCACAGTATCAAACAAGCCGCGCCTTACCCCTGCAGAGAAAGAGGACTATTTCCACCACTTTCTAGAAAACCGCCCTTCCGGAAAGATTGAATTGCGCAGTATCGAGATAGGGTGTAACTCCGCCGTTGATGCTGGGCTCTATACATTCACTTTCGCCAAAACGGGAGCAATCGTCAGTGGCCGCTACAGCTACACATATCGTTGGGACGGGACACAGTGGTTAATTACAAGCCATCATTCGTCCGCCATGCCAGAGAAAATGTAA
- the gcvP gene encoding aminomethyl-transferring glycine dehydrogenase, whose amino-acid sequence MQMPAALPLSALENTTEFLPRHIGIDAADEAHMLSVIGEASRRALIDSIVPRSIARSRAMDVPPPASEAAALAELKAIASRNQVLKSFIGQGYYGTHTPGVILRNILENPAWYTAYTPYQAEISQGRMEALVNFQTMVCDLTGMPIANASMLDEATAAAEAMTLAKRSVKSKSHRFIVAGDAHPQTIEVIQTRAAPMGIEVVLANSLEEWNAALEGEYFAVLAQYPATSGRIDNLRADVEKAHGKQAAFIAAADLLALTLITPPGEWGADIVVGTTQRFGMPMGAGGPHAAYMACRDDFKRSMPGRLVGVSVDVHGKPAYRLALQTREQHIRREKATSNICTAQVLPAVIASMYAVYHGPQGLRRIAQRVASYTAILTKGLEQLGAPVRAQATFDTVSLKTDGATKTIAARAVQMGVNLRIYFENYLCISLDETTTREDIALLWKIFAKDGQALPSFDAFEQGVESLIPSALRRTSPYLTHPVFNTHHSETAMLRYIRQLSDKDLALDRCMIPLGSCTMKLNATSEMIPITWPEFANVHPFAPAHQLEGYRLLDEQLSAWLCQATGYAGVSLQPNAGSQGEYAGLLAIKAWHAAQGHNDRNICLIPSSAHGTNPASAQMVGMQVVVTKCDDNGNVDMADLQAKCEQYSAQLACMMITYPSTHGVFETQVKELCELVHQHGGRVYVDGANMNALVGVAAPGEFGGDVSHLNLHKTFCIPHGGGGPGVGPVCVVQDLVPYLPGHATAGLAGGVGAVSAAPLGNAAVLPISWMYIRMMGAEGLQAATEAAILSANYISARLKDHYPTLYASENGHVAHECILDLRQLKDTSGVMAEDVAKRLIDYGFHAPTLSFPVPNTLMVEPTESENLFEIDRFIDAMIAIRNEIRQIESGAWPQDNNPLKNAPHTAESLLGAEWNRPYARETAAYPVAALRSNKYWSPVGRVDNVWGDRNLSCSCIPVSDYA is encoded by the coding sequence ATGCAGATGCCTGCCGCCCTGCCCTTGTCCGCACTCGAAAACACCACCGAGTTTCTGCCCCGCCACATTGGCATCGATGCGGCCGATGAAGCGCACATGCTGTCGGTGATCGGCGAGGCCTCGCGCCGCGCCCTCATCGACTCCATCGTGCCGCGCTCCATCGCGCGCAGCCGCGCCATGGATGTGCCGCCCCCGGCATCGGAAGCTGCGGCGCTGGCCGAGCTCAAGGCGATTGCATCACGCAACCAGGTCCTCAAAAGTTTCATCGGCCAGGGCTACTACGGTACGCACACGCCCGGCGTGATCTTGCGCAACATCCTGGAGAACCCCGCCTGGTACACGGCCTACACGCCCTACCAGGCCGAAATTTCGCAGGGCCGCATGGAAGCCTTGGTCAACTTCCAGACCATGGTGTGCGACCTTACCGGCATGCCCATTGCCAACGCTTCCATGCTCGACGAAGCCACGGCCGCCGCCGAGGCCATGACGCTGGCCAAGCGCTCGGTCAAAAGCAAAAGCCACCGTTTCATCGTGGCGGGCGATGCCCATCCACAAACCATTGAGGTCATCCAGACCCGTGCCGCCCCCATGGGCATTGAGGTGGTGCTGGCCAACTCGCTGGAGGAATGGAACGCCGCCCTGGAAGGCGAGTACTTCGCCGTGCTAGCCCAGTACCCCGCCACCAGCGGCCGCATCGACAACTTGCGCGCCGACGTGGAAAAGGCCCACGGCAAACAGGCCGCCTTCATTGCCGCCGCCGACCTGCTGGCCCTCACGCTCATCACCCCGCCCGGTGAGTGGGGCGCCGACATTGTGGTGGGCACCACACAACGCTTTGGCATGCCCATGGGTGCGGGCGGCCCGCACGCAGCCTACATGGCCTGCCGCGACGACTTCAAACGCTCCATGCCCGGTCGCCTGGTGGGCGTCAGCGTGGACGTCCATGGCAAGCCGGCCTACCGCCTGGCACTGCAGACCCGCGAGCAGCACATTCGCCGCGAAAAAGCCACCAGCAACATCTGCACCGCGCAAGTACTGCCTGCAGTAATCGCCAGCATGTACGCCGTGTACCACGGCCCGCAAGGCCTGCGCCGCATCGCGCAACGGGTCGCCAGCTACACCGCCATCCTGACCAAGGGCCTGGAGCAATTGGGCGCCCCAGTGCGGGCACAGGCCACGTTTGATACCGTCAGCCTGAAAACCGATGGCGCTACCAAAACAATAGCTGCTCGCGCAGTACAGATGGGCGTTAACCTGCGCATTTACTTCGAAAATTACCTGTGCATCTCGCTGGACGAAACCACCACGCGCGAAGACATCGCGCTGCTGTGGAAGATTTTCGCCAAAGACGGCCAGGCACTGCCCAGCTTCGACGCCTTTGAACAGGGCGTGGAGTCGCTGATCCCCAGCGCGCTGCGCCGCACCAGCCCCTACCTCACGCACCCGGTGTTCAACACGCACCACTCTGAGACGGCCATGCTGCGCTATATCCGCCAGCTGTCCGACAAGGACCTGGCGCTGGACCGCTGCATGATCCCGCTGGGCAGCTGCACGATGAAGCTCAACGCCACCAGCGAGATGATTCCGATCACCTGGCCCGAGTTTGCCAACGTGCACCCCTTCGCACCGGCCCACCAGCTGGAGGGCTACCGCCTTCTGGACGAGCAGCTGAGCGCCTGGCTGTGCCAGGCCACAGGCTATGCCGGCGTGAGCCTGCAGCCCAATGCGGGCAGTCAAGGTGAATACGCAGGGCTGCTGGCCATCAAGGCCTGGCATGCAGCCCAGGGCCACAACGATCGCAACATCTGCCTGATCCCCAGCAGCGCGCACGGCACCAACCCCGCCAGTGCGCAGATGGTGGGTATGCAAGTGGTGGTGACCAAGTGCGACGACAACGGCAACGTGGACATGGCCGATCTCCAGGCCAAATGCGAGCAGTACAGCGCGCAGCTGGCCTGCATGATGATCACCTACCCCAGCACGCACGGCGTGTTTGAAACGCAGGTCAAAGAACTGTGCGAACTGGTGCACCAGCATGGTGGCCGCGTCTACGTAGACGGCGCCAACATGAATGCATTGGTTGGCGTGGCCGCCCCCGGCGAATTTGGGGGTGACGTGAGCCACCTGAACCTGCACAAGACCTTCTGCATCCCGCACGGCGGCGGCGGCCCCGGCGTAGGCCCGGTGTGCGTGGTGCAAGACCTGGTGCCTTACCTGCCCGGCCATGCCACGGCGGGTTTGGCGGGTGGCGTGGGCGCTGTATCCGCAGCCCCGCTGGGCAATGCCGCTGTTCTACCCATTAGCTGGATGTACATCCGCATGATGGGGGCCGAAGGCCTGCAGGCAGCGACCGAAGCGGCCATCCTCTCTGCCAACTACATCAGCGCACGCCTGAAGGACCACTACCCCACGCTCTACGCGAGCGAAAACGGCCATGTGGCGCACGAGTGCATCCTGGACCTGCGCCAGCTCAAGGACACCAGCGGCGTGATGGCCGAAGACGTGGCCAAGCGCCTGATTGACTACGGCTTCCATGCGCCCACGCTGAGCTTCCCGGTGCCCAACACACTGATGGTGGAACCCACTGAGAGCGAAAATCTATTCGAGATCGACCGTTTCATCGACGCGATGATCGCCATCCGCAATGAAATCCGGCAGATCGAATCAGGTGCCTGGCCGCAGGACAACAACCCGCTCAAGAACGCGCCGCACACCGCTGAAAGCCTGCTGGGTGCCGAATGGAACCGCCCTTATGCCCGCGAGACCGCCGCCTACCCCGTGGCCGCCCTGCGCAGCAACAAATACTGGTCGCCGGTGGGCCGGGTGGATAACGTGTGGGGTGACCGCAACCTGAGCTGCAGCTGCATCCCGGTAAGCGACTACGCGTAA
- a CDS encoding TRAP transporter small permease has translation MKTAFLTFERWTSALSLWCACAMLVLAAALGMFQIIMRFVLEQPAEWTEVLIRFSLIWMVFLAIPTAFRQGAMVSVDVLYRWSPPRLRRVLDGVVALAALMLIAIIVWWGWDYALRGRVQTMAGLESLSMFWAYVALPVGGVFSALGIVGNLIDPRRMELETAQ, from the coding sequence ATGAAAACCGCCTTCCTGACCTTTGAGCGCTGGACCAGTGCCCTTTCCCTGTGGTGTGCCTGCGCCATGCTGGTCCTGGCGGCTGCGCTGGGCATGTTCCAGATCATCATGCGCTTCGTGCTGGAGCAGCCGGCCGAGTGGACCGAGGTACTGATCCGCTTCAGCCTGATCTGGATGGTGTTTCTGGCCATCCCCACGGCCTTCCGCCAAGGAGCCATGGTGAGTGTGGATGTGCTTTACCGCTGGAGCCCGCCGCGCCTGCGCCGTGTGCTCGATGGTGTGGTGGCGCTGGCAGCGCTCATGCTCATTGCCATCATCGTGTGGTGGGGCTGGGACTACGCATTGCGCGGCCGCGTGCAGACCATGGCGGGCCTGGAGTCGCTGTCGATGTTCTGGGCCTATGTGGCACTCCCGGTGGGTGGCGTATTCAGCGCCCTGGGCATTGTGGGCAACCTGATCGACCCGCGCCGCATGGAATTGGAGACCGCGCAATGA